A stretch of Rhodoferax potami DNA encodes these proteins:
- a CDS encoding LacI family DNA-binding transcriptional regulator, producing MPLTPDTATPFSNEPVTLLEVARVAGVSPSTVSRILNGTAKVAPAKREAVEAAIAQLKFRPNIFARSLKTGITMTVGVLTQSIESQFYSRALKGIEVGLEASGHSPIIVSGHWNAQTDVASLKLLTSRRVDGVIILTSDIADSDVLDVAKQQPVVITERDLEGPNLRSIHVDQKFGGYLATRHLLALGHTRIAHIAGVENRADAQGRYLGYLEAHTEAGVEPDPRLLERGNFTDKGGFAAAQRLMDSGVPFTAIFCANDDTALGARLALYQRGIRVPDDVSLVGFDDMPTSSFMTPPLTSVRQPVYEVGLYAARMLLDMMGYPAEAVQLPPLELMVRETTRNWQA from the coding sequence ATGCCCCTCACCCCAGATACCGCTACCCCGTTCAGCAACGAACCTGTGACCCTGCTGGAGGTCGCCCGTGTAGCCGGGGTGTCGCCGAGTACGGTATCCCGCATATTGAACGGCACCGCCAAGGTGGCACCCGCCAAGCGCGAAGCCGTCGAGGCGGCGATCGCCCAGCTCAAGTTTCGCCCCAACATTTTTGCCCGTAGCCTGAAGACCGGCATCACCATGACGGTGGGTGTGCTCACCCAGTCGATTGAGAGTCAGTTTTATTCGCGTGCACTCAAAGGTATCGAGGTGGGGCTGGAGGCGAGCGGCCATTCCCCCATCATCGTGAGCGGTCACTGGAATGCTCAAACCGACGTAGCCAGTCTCAAGCTGCTGACCTCGCGCCGGGTGGATGGTGTCATCATCCTGACCAGTGACATTGCCGACTCGGATGTGCTGGACGTCGCCAAGCAACAGCCGGTGGTGATTACCGAGCGAGACTTGGAGGGGCCCAACTTGCGCTCCATCCATGTGGACCAGAAATTCGGAGGCTACCTAGCCACCCGCCATTTGCTGGCGCTGGGCCATACCCGTATTGCCCATATCGCCGGGGTTGAAAACCGTGCCGATGCGCAAGGCCGCTACCTCGGTTACCTCGAAGCCCACACGGAGGCCGGTGTGGAGCCCGACCCGCGCTTGTTGGAACGCGGTAATTTCACGGACAAAGGCGGCTTTGCTGCCGCGCAGCGCTTGATGGACAGCGGTGTTCCGTTTACTGCGATCTTTTGCGCCAACGACGATACGGCGCTCGGCGCACGGCTTGCGCTATACCAGCGGGGTATCCGGGTGCCGGACGACGTGTCGCTGGTGGGCTTCGACGACATGCCCACCTCCAGCTTCATGACCCCGCCGCTCACCAGCGTGCGCCAGCCGGTGTATGAGGTGGGCCTCTATGCGGCCCGCATGCTGCTGGACATGATGGGCTACCCCGCAGAGGCGGTGCAGTTGCCCCCGCTGGAGCTGATGGTCCGCGAGACCACCCGCAATTGGCAGGCTTGA
- a CDS encoding acyl-CoA dehydrogenase encodes MSHAAFNWQDPFLLNSQLSDDERMVRDAAAAYCQDKLLPRVTQAFRDGSTDPAIFREMGELGLLGPTIPEQYGGPGLNYVAYGLIAREVERVDSGYRSMMSVQSSLVMVPIFEFGTEAQRQKYLPKLATGEWIGCFGLTEPDHGSDPQSMATRAQKVPGGYKLSGSKMWISNSPIADVFVVWAKEVSEAGAVGPIRGFVLEKGMAGLSAPAIHGKVGLRASITGEIAMDGVFVPEENAFPEIRGLKGPFTCLNSARYGIAWGALGAAEDCWTRSRQYTLDRKQFGRPLAANQLIQKKLADMQTEIALGLQGCLRLGRMKDEGTAAVEITSILKRNSCGKALDIARMARDMMGGNGISDEFGVARHLVNLEVVNTYEGTHDIHALILGRAQTGIAAFAN; translated from the coding sequence ATGAGCCACGCCGCCTTCAATTGGCAAGACCCTTTTTTGCTGAATAGCCAACTCTCTGATGACGAGCGCATGGTGCGCGATGCCGCCGCTGCGTACTGCCAGGACAAGTTGCTCCCCCGCGTGACCCAAGCCTTCCGGGACGGCAGCACCGACCCCGCCATCTTTCGCGAAATGGGCGAGTTGGGCCTGTTGGGCCCCACGATCCCCGAGCAATACGGCGGCCCCGGTCTGAATTACGTGGCCTATGGCCTGATCGCCCGTGAAGTCGAGCGGGTTGATAGTGGCTACCGCAGCATGATGAGCGTGCAGTCCTCGTTGGTGATGGTGCCTATCTTCGAATTCGGCACCGAGGCCCAGCGCCAGAAGTACCTGCCCAAACTGGCCACCGGCGAATGGATCGGTTGCTTCGGCCTGACCGAACCCGACCACGGTTCCGACCCCCAGAGCATGGCCACCCGTGCCCAAAAGGTGCCCGGCGGCTACAAGCTCAGCGGCAGCAAGATGTGGATCAGCAACAGCCCGATTGCCGACGTGTTCGTGGTCTGGGCGAAAGAGGTCAGCGAGGCCGGTGCGGTCGGCCCCATCCGCGGCTTTGTGCTGGAAAAAGGCATGGCCGGTTTGTCCGCCCCCGCCATCCATGGCAAGGTGGGTTTGCGCGCCAGCATCACTGGCGAGATTGCGATGGACGGCGTGTTTGTGCCTGAAGAAAACGCCTTCCCGGAAATCCGCGGCCTCAAAGGCCCGTTCACCTGCTTGAACAGTGCGCGCTATGGCATTGCCTGGGGTGCACTGGGTGCGGCTGAAGATTGCTGGACCCGCTCCCGCCAGTACACCCTGGACCGCAAGCAGTTCGGTCGCCCCTTGGCTGCCAACCAGCTGATCCAGAAAAAGTTGGCTGACATGCAAACCGAAATCGCATTGGGCCTGCAAGGCTGCCTGCGCCTGGGCCGCATGAAGGACGAAGGCACGGCGGCGGTGGAAATCACCTCCATCCTCAAGCGCAACTCCTGCGGCAAGGCGCTGGACATTGCGCGCATGGCCCGCGACATGATGGGTGGCAACGGCATCAGCGACGAGTTTGGCGTGGCGCGCCACTTGGTGAACCTCGAGGTGGTCAACACCTATGAAGGCACTCACGATATCCACGCCCTGATCTTGGGCCGTGCCCAAACCGGTATTGCGGCGTTCGCCAACTGA
- a CDS encoding flavin monoamine oxidase family protein, whose product MSNTTTTAPEVRKPVTIFGPDFPFAFDDWIAHPEGLGQLPAHRLGEEVAIVGAGMAGMVAAYELMKLGLKPVIYEASKMGGRLRSQVFEGTQDVVAELGGMRFPVSGTAFYHYVHLLGLETRDFPNPLTPASGSTVIDLEGNTHYARSLQDLPPIFKEVADAWAQALEDDARFSDMQNAIRNRDVPALKRMWNALVPLWDDRTFYDFIANSKAFAKLSFHHREIFGQVGFGTGGWDSDFPNSMLEILRVVLTNCDDNQRLIVGGADQVPHGLWRHAPTQLVHWPAGTTLQSLHSGATRAGVAAIARAADGRLAVTDCWGDTRHYNAVLTTCQSWLLTTQIAVEESLFSHKMWMALDRTRYMQSSKTFVMVDRPFWKDKDPETGRDVMSMTLTDRLTRGTYLFDNGPDKPAVICLSYAWMGDALKMLPQTPEKRVKLALQALRKIYPKVDIASHIIGDPICVSWEADPYFLGAFKGALPGHYRYNQRMYAHFKQDDLPQQQRGIFIAGDDVSWTPAWVEGAVQTSLNAVWGIVQHLGGHTHAANPGPGDVFDTLGPIALPE is encoded by the coding sequence ATGAGCAACACCACGACAACAGCACCTGAGGTGCGCAAGCCGGTCACCATCTTCGGCCCGGATTTCCCGTTCGCGTTTGACGACTGGATCGCCCACCCCGAGGGGCTGGGCCAGCTACCCGCACATCGGCTCGGTGAAGAGGTGGCCATCGTTGGCGCAGGCATGGCCGGCATGGTCGCAGCCTACGAGCTGATGAAGCTGGGCCTCAAGCCGGTGATTTATGAAGCGTCCAAGATGGGCGGGCGGCTGCGCTCGCAAGTATTTGAAGGTACGCAGGATGTGGTGGCGGAACTGGGCGGCATGCGCTTCCCGGTCTCGGGCACCGCGTTCTACCACTACGTCCACCTGCTGGGCCTGGAGACGCGGGACTTCCCCAACCCCTTGACGCCCGCCTCGGGCAGCACGGTCATCGACCTGGAGGGCAACACCCACTACGCGCGCAGCCTGCAAGACCTGCCCCCTATCTTCAAGGAGGTGGCAGACGCTTGGGCGCAAGCACTGGAAGACGATGCCCGCTTCAGCGACATGCAAAACGCGATCCGCAACCGGGATGTGCCCGCTCTCAAGCGCATGTGGAATGCGCTGGTGCCGCTTTGGGATGACCGCACGTTTTACGACTTCATCGCCAACTCCAAGGCGTTTGCCAAGCTGTCCTTCCATCACCGGGAAATCTTCGGTCAGGTGGGTTTTGGCACCGGTGGATGGGACTCGGACTTCCCCAATTCCATGCTGGAAATCCTGCGGGTGGTGCTGACCAACTGCGATGACAACCAGCGGCTCATCGTCGGCGGGGCCGACCAGGTGCCTCACGGCCTGTGGCGCCACGCCCCCACCCAACTGGTGCACTGGCCGGCAGGCACTACCTTGCAAAGCCTGCACAGCGGCGCGACCCGTGCGGGGGTAGCGGCGATTGCCCGCGCGGCCGATGGCCGGCTTGCCGTCACCGACTGCTGGGGCGATACGCGGCACTACAACGCGGTGCTGACCACCTGCCAGAGCTGGCTGCTCACCACCCAGATTGCGGTCGAAGAATCTCTGTTCTCGCACAAGATGTGGATGGCGCTGGATCGCACCCGCTACATGCAATCCAGCAAGACCTTTGTCATGGTGGACCGGCCATTCTGGAAAGACAAAGACCCGGAAACCGGCCGCGACGTGATGAGCATGACGCTCACCGACCGGCTGACCCGCGGCACCTACCTGTTTGACAACGGGCCGGACAAACCTGCCGTGATTTGTCTGTCTTATGCCTGGATGGGCGACGCCCTCAAGATGCTGCCGCAAACTCCGGAAAAACGCGTCAAGCTGGCCCTGCAGGCCCTCAGGAAGATCTACCCCAAGGTAGACATTGCCAGCCACATCATCGGCGACCCGATTTGTGTGTCCTGGGAGGCTGACCCTTACTTTTTGGGAGCCTTCAAGGGCGCATTGCCGGGGCACTACCGCTACAACCAGCGCATGTACGCCCACTTCAAGCAGGACGATTTGCCGCAGCAACAACGCGGCATCTTCATTGCAGGGGATGACGTCTCCTGGACACCCGCATGGGTAGAGGGGGCAGTGCAGACATCTTTGAACGCGGTGTGGGGCATCGTGCAACATCTGGGCGGTCACACCCATGCCGCCAACCCCGGCCCCGGCGATGTGTTCGACACCCTGGGGCCGATTGCGCTCCCCGAATGA
- a CDS encoding carbon-nitrogen hydrolase family protein, whose product MRAPLKLALWQCAPAPLDVPGNLERLEAAAREAASAGAQLLVCPEMFITGYAIGAPAVQALAQVVDGAWADAVAAIAQRHQLAVVYGYPERGADDRVFNAAQWIDASGRRCLNYRKAYLFGELDRSQFVAEVQSARTFDFHGWKVGMLICYDVEFPEATRALALAGADLIVVPTANMADYDFVARSLVPVRAYENQLFVAYANFTGPEGALQYGGLSVVAGPDGATLAQAEREETLLIATFDEKRLTAARKAAQHVRDLTARRNPPI is encoded by the coding sequence ATGCGCGCGCCTCTGAAATTGGCACTGTGGCAATGTGCCCCTGCACCGCTGGACGTGCCGGGCAATCTGGAGCGACTGGAAGCTGCTGCCCGCGAGGCCGCCAGTGCAGGAGCACAACTCCTAGTGTGCCCGGAGATGTTTATCACGGGTTACGCCATCGGTGCGCCGGCTGTGCAGGCCCTGGCCCAAGTGGTAGACGGCGCTTGGGCCGATGCCGTGGCCGCCATTGCGCAGCGCCACCAACTGGCGGTGGTGTACGGCTACCCCGAGCGCGGCGCGGACGACCGGGTATTCAACGCAGCCCAATGGATCGATGCGTCAGGCCGGCGCTGCCTGAACTACCGCAAGGCCTATTTGTTCGGAGAGCTCGACCGCAGCCAGTTTGTAGCCGAAGTGCAAAGCGCCCGGACCTTCGACTTCCATGGCTGGAAGGTTGGCATGCTGATTTGCTACGACGTGGAGTTTCCCGAAGCCACCCGCGCACTCGCGCTTGCAGGCGCAGACCTGATTGTGGTTCCGACGGCCAACATGGCGGACTACGACTTCGTGGCCCGCTCGCTGGTGCCGGTGCGCGCTTATGAGAACCAGTTGTTTGTGGCTTACGCCAACTTCACCGGTCCCGAGGGCGCACTGCAGTACGGTGGCCTGAGTGTGGTGGCCGGGCCCGACGGCGCCACCCTTGCACAAGCCGAGCGCGAAGAGACGCTATTGATCGCCACTTTCGATGAAAAACGCCTCACTGCCGCTCGCAAAGCCGCACAGCATGTTCGCGACTTGACGGCTCGCCGCAACCCACCGATTTAG
- a CDS encoding LysR substrate-binding domain-containing protein, whose protein sequence is MRRKIPATQALLCFEAAARHESFTRAAQELSLTQSAISRQITTLEELVGMALFRRTRHGVALTPAGTRYATQVASWLRGLEQDTLDLMSTRGHGGAVQLASVPTFAARWLLPRLPDFHAKHANTVVHIETRTRPFLFNDTSFDAAIFACTELQIRHWAGTRCYRLLQEQVVAVCSPTLLRSRRALTAAEVALLPLLQQSTRPDSWQSWFSAQGIEAPNAFAGPRYEQFSMASSAAACGMGVALVPRLLIEAELARGELVLAHPAPLPGERHYYLVLPENTEAGPAVELFSEWLQSVCTSDAH, encoded by the coding sequence ATGCGACGAAAAATACCTGCCACCCAGGCCCTGCTGTGTTTCGAGGCCGCGGCGCGCCACGAGAGCTTCACCCGTGCGGCGCAAGAGTTGTCGCTTACCCAAAGCGCCATTTCGCGGCAGATCACCACGCTCGAAGAGCTGGTGGGCATGGCGCTGTTCCGCCGCACACGGCATGGTGTGGCGCTGACCCCTGCGGGCACGCGCTATGCCACGCAGGTCGCATCGTGGCTGCGCGGGCTGGAGCAGGACACGCTGGACCTGATGTCCACCCGCGGCCATGGTGGCGCGGTGCAGTTGGCCAGCGTGCCCACTTTTGCAGCGCGTTGGCTCTTGCCGCGCCTGCCTGACTTTCATGCCAAGCACGCGAATACGGTCGTGCACATTGAAACCCGCACGCGCCCGTTTCTGTTCAACGACACCTCGTTCGACGCAGCCATCTTCGCGTGCACGGAGTTGCAAATCCGCCATTGGGCAGGCACGCGCTGCTACCGGCTCCTGCAAGAACAGGTAGTTGCGGTGTGCAGCCCGACTTTGCTGCGGAGCCGAAGGGCTTTGACTGCGGCAGAAGTAGCTTTGCTGCCGCTGTTGCAGCAGAGCACCCGGCCCGACAGTTGGCAAAGCTGGTTTTCGGCGCAAGGCATTGAAGCGCCCAACGCTTTTGCCGGACCGCGGTACGAGCAGTTTTCCATGGCCTCGTCGGCGGCCGCTTGCGGCATGGGTGTGGCTTTGGTGCCCCGCTTGTTGATCGAAGCCGAGCTGGCCCGGGGCGAACTGGTACTGGCCCACCCTGCGCCGCTGCCCGGTGAGCGCCATTACTACCTGGTGCTGCCGGAAAACACCGAGGCCGGCCCCGCCGTAGAGCTGTTCAGCGAATGGCTCCAATCGGTGTGCACCTCTGACGCGCACTAA
- a CDS encoding NAD(P)-dependent oxidoreductase: protein MSTPSSSPADVRAGRLATEEYAKRFADATPRFTASQALLEAERCLYCYDAPCATACPTSIDVPSFIKRIADGNLRGSAQTILDSNPLGGMCARVCPTENLCEAVCVRNTQEDRPVAIGRLQRHAVDALMESDKPQVFTRAPATGKKVAVVGAGPAGLACAYTLARQGHDVVVFDAKPKAGGLNEYGLASYKTPDDFAQREVQWLLSIGGITIQNNWKLDTVAQLEALRKDYAAVFLGMGLSTTQQLGVPGDSLSGVQDAVDFIATLRQTADLSTLPVGRRVVVIGGGMTAVDAAVQSKLLGAEEVHIVYRRGQESMSASTAEQEWAQTNGVTIHHWLAPVEVMGETGHATGVTFARQAMVNGKLSATGDTTTLAADMVLKAIGQKLGNPVLAESGLTLKDGRIATDEAGTTNLKGVWAGGDCRAGGLDLTVEAVEHGKQSALAIHAFITA, encoded by the coding sequence GTGTCCACCCCCTCTTCTTCTCCCGCCGACGTTCGTGCAGGCCGCCTCGCCACCGAGGAATACGCCAAACGCTTTGCCGACGCCACCCCGCGCTTCACGGCGTCGCAAGCATTGCTGGAAGCCGAACGCTGCCTGTATTGCTATGACGCCCCCTGCGCTACCGCCTGCCCCACCAGCATTGATGTGCCGTCTTTCATCAAGCGCATTGCCGATGGCAACCTGCGCGGGTCGGCCCAGACCATTCTGGACAGCAATCCCTTGGGCGGCATGTGCGCCCGCGTCTGCCCCACCGAAAACTTGTGCGAAGCCGTCTGCGTGCGCAACACCCAGGAAGACCGGCCCGTGGCCATCGGCCGCCTGCAGCGCCACGCCGTGGACGCGCTCATGGAAAGCGACAAGCCCCAGGTCTTTACACGCGCTCCCGCCACCGGCAAAAAAGTGGCTGTTGTAGGTGCTGGCCCTGCAGGCTTGGCCTGTGCCTACACCCTGGCCCGCCAAGGCCATGACGTGGTGGTGTTTGACGCCAAACCCAAAGCCGGTGGCTTGAACGAATACGGCTTGGCCAGCTACAAAACCCCGGATGACTTTGCCCAGCGCGAAGTCCAGTGGCTGCTGAGCATCGGTGGCATCACGATCCAGAACAACTGGAAGTTAGACACCGTGGCGCAACTCGAAGCCCTGCGCAAAGACTATGCGGCCGTGTTCCTCGGCATGGGCCTGTCCACCACCCAGCAACTGGGCGTGCCCGGCGACAGCTTGAGCGGCGTGCAGGACGCGGTGGACTTCATCGCCACCCTGCGCCAAACCGCTGACCTCTCCACCCTGCCGGTGGGCCGCCGTGTCGTGGTCATCGGCGGCGGCATGACTGCGGTGGACGCCGCGGTGCAAAGCAAGCTGCTGGGCGCCGAAGAGGTGCACATCGTCTATCGCCGCGGGCAGGAGAGCATGTCCGCATCCACCGCCGAGCAGGAATGGGCGCAGACCAACGGCGTGACCATCCACCACTGGTTGGCTCCGGTCGAAGTGATGGGCGAAACCGGCCACGCCACAGGCGTGACTTTCGCGCGACAAGCCATGGTCAATGGAAAGCTGAGCGCTACCGGTGACACCACCACCCTGGCAGCTGACATGGTGCTCAAGGCCATCGGCCAGAAGCTGGGCAACCCGGTGTTGGCCGAGAGCGGCCTGACCCTGAAGGACGGCCGCATCGCCACCGATGAAGCCGGCACCACCAACTTGAAGGGCGTGTGGGCCGGCGGCGACTGCCGTGCCGGAGGATTGGACCTGACGGTCGAAGCCGTGGAGCACGGCAAGCAATCCGCCCTCGCTATTCACGCCTTCATCACCGCCTAA
- the preA gene encoding NAD-dependent dihydropyrimidine dehydrogenase subunit PreA: protein MANLETTFAGVKSPNPFWLASAPPTDKAYNVNRAFEAGWGGVVWKTLGEAGPPVVNVNGPRYGALLSADRRLNGFNNIELITDRDLELNLREITEVKRNWQDRAMVVSLMVPCQEESWKAILPRVEDTGADAIELNFGCPHGMSERGMGAAVGQVPEYIQMVTEWCKQYSKLPVIVKLTPNITDIRNPARAAKRGGADAVSLINTINSIMGVDPYTLTMSPSTGGKGSHGGYCGPAVKPIALNMVAEIARDPETAGLPISGIGGIGTWRDALDFIALGSGTVQVCTAAMVYGFKIVQEMESGLSNYMDEMGFKSVGEIVGKAVPTVSDWRYLNLNHVSKAVINQDSCIQCGRCHIACEDTSHQAITFEKDGKRHFEVKEDECVGCNLCVTVCPVPDTISMRDLAVGEMDLRTGKPVSGVHADWTTHPNNPMRVGA, encoded by the coding sequence ATGGCCAATCTAGAAACCACCTTTGCTGGCGTCAAAAGCCCCAACCCCTTCTGGCTCGCCTCTGCACCGCCTACCGACAAGGCCTACAACGTCAACCGTGCCTTCGAGGCCGGGTGGGGCGGCGTTGTCTGGAAGACATTGGGCGAAGCCGGCCCACCGGTCGTCAACGTCAACGGCCCGCGCTACGGCGCGTTGCTGTCTGCCGACCGTCGGCTCAACGGCTTCAACAACATTGAACTGATCACCGATCGCGATCTGGAACTCAACCTGCGCGAAATCACCGAAGTAAAGCGCAACTGGCAGGACCGCGCCATGGTCGTCTCGCTCATGGTGCCCTGCCAGGAAGAAAGCTGGAAGGCCATCCTACCCCGCGTGGAAGACACCGGCGCTGACGCCATTGAGCTCAACTTCGGCTGCCCGCACGGCATGAGCGAACGTGGCATGGGTGCTGCCGTAGGCCAGGTGCCCGAGTACATCCAGATGGTGACCGAATGGTGCAAGCAGTACAGCAAGCTGCCCGTCATCGTGAAGCTCACGCCCAACATCACCGACATCCGCAACCCTGCCCGTGCAGCCAAGCGCGGTGGCGCGGATGCGGTGAGCCTGATCAACACCATCAACTCCATCATGGGCGTGGACCCCTACACCCTGACCATGTCGCCCAGCACCGGCGGCAAGGGCAGCCACGGCGGCTACTGCGGCCCGGCCGTGAAGCCGATTGCGCTGAACATGGTGGCCGAGATCGCCCGCGACCCCGAAACTGCGGGCTTGCCCATCAGCGGTATTGGCGGCATCGGCACCTGGCGGGACGCGCTGGACTTTATTGCGCTGGGCTCGGGCACGGTGCAGGTGTGTACTGCGGCCATGGTGTACGGCTTCAAGATCGTGCAAGAGATGGAAAGCGGCCTCTCCAACTACATGGACGAAATGGGCTTCAAGAGTGTGGGCGAGATCGTGGGCAAAGCGGTGCCCACCGTATCCGACTGGCGCTATCTGAACCTGAACCACGTGAGCAAGGCCGTCATCAACCAGGACAGCTGCATCCAGTGCGGCCGCTGCCACATTGCCTGCGAAGACACCAGCCACCAGGCCATTACCTTCGAGAAAGACGGCAAGCGCCACTTTGAGGTGAAGGAAGACGAATGCGTGGGCTGCAACCTGTGCGTGACGGTGTGCCCGGTGCCGGACACCATCAGCATGCGCGATCTGGCAGTCGGTGAGATGGACCTGCGCACCGGCAAACCGGTGAGCGGCGTGCACGCCGACTGGACCACCCATCCCAACAACCCCATGCGGGTGGGTGCCTGA
- the hydA gene encoding dihydropyrimidinase translates to MSTLFIRGGTVVNADREFKADVITQDGKIIAVGENLSAPAGATVVDAGGQYVMPGGIDPHTHMQLPFMGTVTMDDFFTGTAAGLAGGNTTIIDFVIPDPQENILDAYKKWRGWAEKSASDYSFHVAITWWSEQVRKDMGTLVNDEGVNSFKHFMAYKNAIMCDDETLVNSFKRSLELGAMPTVHAENGELVYLLQKTVSEMGIKGPEGHPLSRPPMVEAEAANRAIAIADVLNVPIYVVHVSCVEAAEAIARARARGQRVYGEVLAGHLVLDDSVYRHPDFATAAAHVMSPPFRPKGNSEFLWRGLQSGNLHTTATDHCTFCAAQKAAGKDDFTKIPNGCGGVEERLAVIWDEGVNTGRLTPSEFVAVTSANTAKLFNIYPQKGSVSVGADADLVIWDPAGTKTLSVKTQFSKGDFNIFEGRTVKGIPSHTVSQGELVYVQGDLRAVQGKGRYIKRAPFSSNFAASKLRADTLAPTAVKR, encoded by the coding sequence ATGAGCACTCTGTTTATCCGTGGCGGCACTGTCGTCAATGCCGACCGTGAGTTCAAAGCGGACGTCATCACCCAGGACGGCAAGATCATCGCCGTGGGCGAGAACCTGAGCGCCCCTGCGGGCGCCACGGTGGTGGATGCGGGCGGCCAGTATGTGATGCCCGGCGGTATCGACCCCCACACCCACATGCAGCTGCCGTTCATGGGCACGGTGACCATGGACGACTTCTTTACCGGTACTGCCGCAGGCCTAGCAGGTGGCAACACCACCATCATCGACTTTGTGATTCCCGACCCACAGGAAAACATTCTGGACGCCTACAAAAAGTGGCGCGGCTGGGCCGAGAAATCAGCGTCTGATTACTCCTTCCACGTCGCCATCACCTGGTGGAGCGAGCAGGTGCGCAAAGACATGGGCACGTTGGTCAATGACGAGGGCGTCAACAGCTTCAAGCACTTCATGGCCTACAAAAACGCCATCATGTGCGACGACGAGACCCTGGTAAACAGCTTCAAGCGCTCCCTAGAACTGGGCGCCATGCCCACCGTGCATGCCGAGAACGGCGAGTTGGTCTACCTGCTGCAAAAAACTGTTTCTGAGATGGGCATCAAAGGACCAGAAGGCCACCCACTCTCCCGCCCACCCATGGTGGAGGCCGAAGCTGCCAACCGCGCGATTGCGATTGCCGATGTGCTGAATGTGCCCATCTACGTGGTGCACGTGAGCTGTGTGGAAGCGGCTGAGGCCATTGCCCGTGCCCGTGCCCGCGGCCAGCGCGTGTATGGCGAAGTGCTGGCTGGCCACCTGGTGCTGGACGACAGCGTCTACCGCCACCCCGACTTTGCCACCGCCGCTGCCCACGTGATGAGCCCGCCCTTCCGCCCCAAGGGCAATAGCGAGTTCTTGTGGCGCGGCCTGCAAAGCGGCAATCTGCACACCACCGCCACGGACCACTGCACCTTCTGCGCTGCGCAAAAGGCAGCCGGCAAAGACGACTTCACCAAAATCCCCAACGGCTGCGGCGGCGTGGAAGAGCGCTTGGCGGTGATCTGGGACGAAGGCGTGAACACCGGGCGCCTGACGCCTTCCGAGTTTGTGGCGGTCACGTCTGCCAACACGGCCAAGCTGTTCAACATCTACCCGCAAAAGGGCAGCGTGAGCGTGGGCGCCGATGCCGACCTGGTGATCTGGGACCCGGCAGGCACCAAGACGCTGTCGGTGAAAACCCAGTTCAGCAAGGGCGACTTCAACATCTTTGAGGGCCGCACGGTCAAGGGCATTCCAAGCCACACCGTGAGCCAGGGCGAGCTGGTCTATGTGCAAGGCGACCTGCGCGCCGTGCAGGGCAAGGGCCGCTACATCAAGCGGGCACCGTTCAGCTCCAACTTTGCGGCCAGCAAGCTGCGCGCCGATACCCTGGCCCCCACGGCCGTCAAACGCTAA